A region of the Leishmania major strain Friedlin complete genome, chromosome 4 genome:
CGTGCCagagcgcgccgcctcgcgcagcagctcgccggCGCTGAAATGGGTGTAGCCAAAGTCCTCCACAAGCCGCGCGCAGTTCGTGCCCTTGCCAGAGCCGGGCCCGCCAAGGATGAAGAACACCTTCCGCGGTGTCGTAccttgcggctgctgctgctgctgttgagTCTCGCCCGACATCGATGCTTGCAAcagaaaggaaagagagagagtgaggtGAGGCGGCCGTGTGGGGATATCTGGAGGGGAATGACAGCGCTGCGGAGAGATGATGatggtgatgatgatggggAGCAGGTTCTTGGGAATGATTCACAGGGAAGCGCAGCCGCCAAGGCGACAGGAGGAAGAGGTCATCGGCAGTACCCCACGAACGAACGCAGATGCTGTACAAGGACCCTCACAGCTGGCGGTTTGGGTTCGACCCCTTTCCCTCTTGTGCACCGTTACACGAGGATCAGGATGTCTCGCTCCACTTCTGCCGGCGCGAGCACACTCCACGCGACGGGATGGAACGGCGGGACACCGGCGCCCATTCCATGAGCATCgcttcgctctctttctctcgtccccgtgcacacgtgcacgcgtgctCTATCACGACGGCAGGCCTGACAacacgcggcacacacacacacacacacacacacagagcaaGATGGCTGCCCGCCCTCGCTCCTACACGGCAGGGCGTTCCTTTGCGAtgggtggcggcagcggcggcgtggaaGCGGACGGGGAGGTGGGAAGGTACCCCACACCGACGAAGAGAGGAGCCGCGGCTGTGCGGCCCACATGTGCAGCGACCGACCGACACAGATGCATcaggggaggaagggggcggcATCATCGTCACCGCGCGCAtcgctccccctcctttttgCCCCCTCCCATGCACCCACTCctttccccctttctcccctcctctccttccacAGTCGCGCCACGCATCTCCCCATCGGGGACAACGAACAAGCTGATTGGGCGTGACGAAGGAATCAGAGACGAGACCGGCTCCATCTACACCCACCGGTTGTTCACGCAACCAGGACGTTCACCAGGTTGCCGGTACCGCGGGTCAATGCCGAGGTCAATGATGGCTTCCTGCGCCGTGGAGCCCACGGCGCGCTGGATGGCAGCTTGGCGGTCCCACTCGCGGCCTTtgggccaccgccgctgtgcCTCGGCTACTCGCAGCGCCTCTGAGTCGCCGAGGAGCTCATCCGAGAAGGGGCGCACTACCACTGCCATCGCCTCGTTGCTGTCAGCAACGCCCTTATCCAGGTACTCCACCTCCGGCGCAGAGGAGATGCAAATTGGCGAGCTGACGTGCCCGCTGTCGAGCACTGCGCACCCGCCCACTCCCGCCACGTGCTGGTGGGCAACCGCTAGCGGAGCCACGTTCAGGATGATCCGCTCCCACATGCGATTCTCCGTTGCCTGCAGCCGTGCCGCCCGCTCCTCGACGCTGTTGTGGAAGGCGTCGGTCACCATGGCGTTGTAGTTGTGCAGCGACGGGTCGAAGCTGCCTGCGTCTCGAGTATCAGCCAAGGCATCCACGACGCTGTGGGGGACCACCTCCTGGCCCCCGCTGGccatgcagctgcgcagcgcctctaCGAAGTCCTCACGAGATGCGTGTCGGACTTGACGTGCACGGAGGCGGTACTcccgcgccgctggtggGCTGTGATACTGATCCGCCACGCGGATGGTTGGCACCGGGTGTCGCCGCCACTGTGCACAATGAGCGGCGTAAGAGGGGCGCAGGGAGTAGTGCGGCTTTGTGCGATGGTGATATCCGGtgtgggcagcagcagccgtggctGGGGCGGTGATCGACGACGAGCTGGGCGGTTGCGTCCCGCTACCACGTCCACGGTACTCTGTAGGGCGACTTGCTAGCAAGCAGCGCGCCACCCCTACCGTTGTACTGCTGGGTCTCTGTGGTACGCTACAGCGAGTGGAAAGCGAGGTCGCATGCGAGCGTGCCTGGTGCAATGCTGTGCTCGGAGCGCTGATGCCGCGCACCCCACTCCTCGCCTTCGCAGCTGCGTGAAGTGGCGGTGTAGGTGCCAGGAGAACTGCGGGCGACGCTCCTGCATCCCCTTCATCGTTGACTGCCGACGAAGTCGGCGTCGCGTGCGAGGCCTGTCCTGGACGACGCCCAGTGCACCTCttcggctgccgctgctgctgtgggaGCGACGGACACTGCGGCTTCGGTGGCGCAACAGGGGCTAATTTTCGAGGGGAGCCCGCAGTGCTGCTTGTCGTTGCCTGTGCGGCACCCTGGTCGTCCTCCGGCGCCGCGACCGCAGGCGCTATAGTTGCCGCACGCGGGCCACGACGGTAGTGCCGTAACGTGCGCTTGACCCGCTGATGCCTcggtgccgtcgcggcgTCTGACGCTTCCGacgtcggcgacggtgcaccCATGCAAGGCCGCGCAGCGCTTCTCGATCCGGGGTAGGCGTGGATGCGGGGGTGAAAATCGTAGGGTATCTCCCACGAGGCCCGATAGTCGCGTGACGCCACCACAGGCATGGCGGCAGTGCCTCACGTCGCGTTGTCGAACGGGTAAGGTGTTTGTCTAATGCAAGCGGTAGTGTCTCGACTATCgccgtgtgtgctgccgaccgacgcggcgcacgacagagggggtgggagagagggaaggagggaggggataGGAGAGATGGATGGGGTCGACAGCCGGCGGTCGGAgggggtggtgatggtgggtTGAGGGGGCTCACACTCGATTGCACCTCCCATGATGATGCATGGTACCGAGCCTGCTGCGTCTCCTCTGAAGGTCGCACTGCTCCTGCACGCGACGTGCAGCAGACCAGGGCCGCTGGCTCATGCACGTACACGCCGTGTTTTTTTCCTGCACaagcagggggaggggaaggcaGGGGAACAAGGGGCGCACAGCGCCCCGTCTTGCGGCTGTCGCAAGAGAGACAGGCatacgcgcgcacacaacgcGAAACGGAAAAGGAAAGTATCGTAGCACGAGCGATGCACCGCCGACAAGGAcggaggagcgcgaggaggcgagagtgggagggagggtggggatGCGGTGCGGGACGTACAACAAACAAGATGAGCTTCCACGGCTTCACAGGCgctccccccttcccccctgtCCTGCTCGCGCCCTCTTTCTGTGCGCCGCTCTCtccaccgcacacgcgcatacacacacgtacacacacacacacacacacagacacacgcagaaCACGAAGCGACTATCTAAGTAGTAAAGGATAGCAACACCATCGTGAAGGCGGGGATGCGACGCGGAATGTAGCTGATAACGCGAAAGAACGGAGAGGCGCGCACGTCAATGCGCCCTCACCGATGCAGGGTAAGGTCTACTTGGCGTAGTGATGGTGAACGATGGCCACGGCTGGGCTGCCGCACATCACCGGCTGCGTACCCCACCATCCGCAGTGCCATGGAGGGTACATCCACGTCGAGGGGGTGACTGTCGGAGCcgtcgcggcagctgcgggcgGATCACACAGGCGGCACTGTGGCAacccgcacggcggccgcacTCTCCCACCGTTCACTGTCGCattgcgcagcaggtgcgaTAGCACCTCATCCACAGTGCGCAGGTCCTGATCAAGGTGCAGGTCTGGGGACGCAGCTCCGGCGGTGGCTGGcagtgatggtggtggtggcgttgttgttgccgatgccgccgcagcggcattCCCACATGTAGCCGCAGGAGGCAGAGCGTGAGTGGCGCACGCTTCCTCCTTTGCGGGAGCGTTGGCCGTGTGCCCCTCCGTAGCGGtcagtggctgctgctgtggtgatggcaacagcggcggcacggacGCTTCGGCCTTGCACGTTGGTGCCTGCTTGTCAATGCCGCAGAGGAAGCAGAAACGACCCACTGAGGCAGCGCCTCGAGCTTGAGTTCCGTGTTCCGCACCGGGGGCCACGTGTGGCCCCATCGGACACATCGCAGGCATGCACCGCACAGCCTCCAACGCACTcggagcggcggccgcgacaCGTTGGCCGCATGTTGGGCAGTGCAGGAAGCCGCAGAGCCGATCCACCGCATGGCTTTCCACGGTACACGGTGATGAgggagcagcaacagcagctgctgacggAGGCACCGGTGGCGACAGTAagtcctgctgcagcagtgatGGCGGAGATGGTTGTGGGTTGCCCGCATCGCTTGCCAGTGGCGCTGCACTGCCCAGctcagcggctgcagcaggctgCCACTCCCGCACCGGCGGTTGTGGCACCGGTGACATGCCTATCAGCAGCGAATCAACGCAGCTGCCCACCCCGAGAggcgcggtggcagcagcgataGGATCGTCGGCGGCCGTGAACGGCGCTACCCCTGCCACGGCAGGTCGAGGATTGATGACCGGGATGAACGGTAAAGTTGCTGCCGCATCGTGCGACGTGGACGACACGTAGCCCGCATAAAAGTCaccgacggcgctgtcgaacgccagcggcggcactAAGACGTGTCGACGCGTGTCGTCCATCTCGACAGAGGGGCAAGGTAGCGAAGAATCCGGCAGCGGCGTATGGGCTTTCTGCCACGACGGCGCGATGTGCGCACGACCAGTGCCAACGACGCGTCCACGGCCGCACTttcgcggcggtgcggtgcGTGGGTCGGCgggccgtcgccgcggtggcggcgggtgcgggtgAGAAGACGCCGCAGGCAAGACAAGCGGGCACGGTCGCGGTGGCGTACAGTCGCACCGCCGCTCACGAGTGCGGTAGACAACAGTGCCGTCGACGTTCACCTCCTTTGCGAGATCGCCGTGGACGCCGTAGCGGCAGTACCACGGAACCGTCGAGGCCATTCTTGGAGGAAGGGCAGAGGGCAGAGTGAGGTGGAGTGGGGTGGGCGAAGGGGCTGACGTGAAGACGGAGAACGACCGAGAGGACGAagtggagaggagagggcagCTCGCGGACAAAGCATGCACACAAATGCTCGCAACATGGGCAGGCACTCGCACGAGAGCCGGcgcggggtggggtggagtgAGGCGTTGAAGGGGGGCGCGACACGATGAGACCGACCCACCACGTGCTCCACGACGCCGCGTGCGTCCGCCAAGACGTCGTCGGGTATCACAAAGCAGATGCACGGAAAgggatggggtggggggacTGCTCGTAGCGGCGAACGCACATACACGGTCATACGCGACTGCCAGGACGCGCGCGGAGAACATCGTCTGCAGCACtgaacgccgccgccgcggcagcgcgcggccTTTGCACCATGCAGTACAGGGGCCACAGAAGACCGTTGCAGAGCGCTGGCACGGCTGCCGCCCGCCCCGGCGACGTCCGCACCAGGGACGTGGCGTGGTGCAGATCATCGAGGTTCACGAGGATGAGACGGTGTGCCGCGCTCTCGCCGCCGGTGTCTCGGGTGCGGTGCACGGCGCTGTAGTCGATGTCCATGAGCAGCAGTCCCACGGAATCGGTCGTTGCCACGACGCACGttcgcagcgcctcctcgtagCGGGCGAGGGCGTGCAGTGTGAGGCAGGATGACGTCCCAGCGAAGGGTGCGGGTGCCAAGGCGCTGATGTCCGTCAGCCGAAACACCGCCCAGTGCGCCGCCCAGTCGTGGgtgagcgctgccgctcgctgccgcttcgaGTTCGCCGACGGCGGGCGACCGACTCGGCGCCGCCCCTTCTGCGGACCCAGCCGTGCGTTACTCGGGGCGTGTGGGGACACGTAGTCGTCTAGGTGCTGCTCCCTCAAGAGGGTGCCCAGCTGCCGACTCGTGAGCGGGACGCGCTCCAGCGGCCGCAGGAGGACCCGCTCGACACTCGACCGCAGCGTCtgcacgacgacgaagaggtcctcctccggcggcggcacgcacacatcgaCGATGTCGTGGCCGCCCGCGCAGTCGACAGGGGAGGACGGGATTCCCAGGCGCACgggccgccggcgccacacGACATCGCCTGCACCGACGGCAAAGCGATAATCGCCGTTGTAGCGCTGGAGCCGACAATCGGCAGCCGGTGACGCTGCAAGGCGGCGGTTGAGCAGCACGGCATCGGCGTAGGGTACCACGTGGCCATCCGCCACGGCCTGTCGCTCCAGCTTAGCGTCGTAGTCCTCGCCGTAGGTCCACGCGAGCAGCGACGTGCCGGGCGGGATGTCGGTGGTAACCAGGAAGAAGGGCACCGTCACGAAGAAACTGCGCTCTTCGAGGAAAAGAcacggcgcgcggcggcgcggcgggcgtCGCTTGGGCTTCGCGTATAGGGCGGCGAGACGGTCgcccaccgcagcggcaggcacggcggcagcgccactggCCACCGCAACGGGGGGAGGCGGCCCCTTCTTAGCCCTCTGCACGCGACGTCGATGGCAGGGCCGCTTCGCGGTTGCGGCACGCGCCACCTGCACACGCTCCTCGGCTGTCAGGGACGACGATGCGTCCACGCCAGCGGACTTTGTGGTAGCCCGCTCACTCGCGCTCTTCAGCTCTTCCGGGCCACCAGcaggggccgccgccgtcccaTGCGCGCTGGCGAATTCGCTGGGCACAGACAGTATCACCGAGCACAGCTCCACGTTGCCAAAACGGGATGTGTTGTAGCGGTGATTGATGTAGCGGGTGAGTCCCTGGCCGAAGCACACGCCGTGGCGCCCGAGCCCCAGCGCGTAGGTGTCGTCCGTGACGAAGGATAGatcgtcctcctcccctcctgggtgtgtctgtgcctcaTACTGggcggtggtcgtggtgCGGGCCACTGCACTGTCACCGCGCAACGCACGCTCGCTAACGAGCCGCTCCACCTTGCGCGTCGCTACGGCGGGGCCACAGTACAACAGACACGTGCCGTAGGGTAGccaggcggaggcgacaACGCCCTTCTGATCATCTCCCAGCTCCGGCGCCGGGGCGAGGGAGACCAGCGTGAAAGGAAAGGCAGCCTCCGCGACGCGGCTCGCATGCCGCCGTCCCACGCCGTGGTAGTAGGCCAGGTCGGCCGGCCACTCAGGGAAGCGTCTGACACCCGTGTACACGTTACCGATCAGGTCGTCTTGGCCAGCAGTGGCCTCCTTCataccaccgccgccctcggcggcggcagtgcacgGAGTCAGGACACCATCAGGGCACCCGCACCTCTTGTTTAACTCGCTGTAGCAGCGCCGGTACCACGAGACCTCGTCAAGGCAGCGGTAGTACGACTCCAGCGATACGTAGatctcctcgccctcctccagccgCGTGGTACACACCACAGCCATCAACGACGCCCGGGGGTACGGGTTTGGAGGCGCTGGTGTACTAGACGTGCGATGCGTGCGTGGCTTCCTTTCTTCACCTTCGCCTTCCTTCGGCTGCACGGCCGCCGTGTCCGTGGCCATCCTtccagcgctgccgtcgctacTATCCGAGGCTGCCCTGTCCGGCAGACCGTAGTGGAGGGCAATGCAACGCGCGTTGGGGCGCAGGTACGGCTCCGTCACGCGCGGCAGCTTGCGGAACTGCGGGTACAGCGGAGGCTGTGCTGGTGTGCCAGCCACCGCCGTTGcggacgctgccgccgcgtcctccCCTGCCGCGCCGGggtcgtgtgcgtgcgtcttcCACGCCGCATCAagtcggtgctgctcgacggCATACAGCACCTCGGCCCGGTCAATCAGCTCGCTGAACACGGCATCGccctccaccgccagcacGGAGTGCCGCAGAAATGTCCGCTGAACTTTCACGGGCTCGCCAAAGCCATGGTGcgagtggcggcggtgcatgGGTTGGAAGGTATAGCCGGTTGCCGCCCCTGCCGCCGATGATGACGAGGGTGGGGAGAAAGGGGTAGCGTAGGAGGCGCTTGCGGCGAGGTGCGAGCTCGATGGGGGCGCCTTGCGAACTCCAATCATGCAGATGCCCCGcccgcgtcgctgcgcctgctccacCTCAGCGTCGGAGAGGCCAAGGTAAGCCTTGATGAAGGCGCCGTAGCGTTGTGTGTGGAAAGTCACGCGCGTCTGACGCGGACGCGGAAGTGCGGCGAAGGGGGGCGGGTGAGGGTGGGGCCAGCACTCCGGCTGCCATGGCCTCTCTGTTGCTGGTGCGCTGTCTGAGCGGCTTGGCGGCTGTTGAGCCTCGCTCCTGAACCCTTCCACCGGCTGCTCTGATACCACCGGCGACTCGCTCGAGTCGGCGATGctgtcttcctcctccaAGTCCTCGGTGCACTCCGGCACGTactgcgactgctgcgcgtgGTGGTCATCGGCTCGACCCACCCGCACCTCGCCAGGCACATCTACGTCGTTGTCGCGGTCAGCCCCTTCATTTTCCTGGTCGTTGGGAGAGGcagcatcgtcgtcgtcgtcgccgtggGAGCCGGCGACCGTCGCAGACGCGTTGGCGGACGAGGGCGTCGCACCACCGCGACCACTGCGGTCATTAGGCGACACAGCGTCGGCCTGCGACGTGTAGAGGGCGAAGAAGTCGTCCCCGAGTTCCTGCGCTTGCCTAGTCTCGCACAGGTCAGCTTCCGCGTTGTCGCGGGATCGAATGTGGTCATGACCGTCGCCGTGCGGCGAGGGGCCGACGGGAAACCTGGAGAGCGACGGTCCTGCAGTGGGCCGGCTCTTCCCAAGATGGCCTGCCTGCACCGTCCGTGCGTCTTCCAGCACCGTGCGGAGttcgtcgttgtcgtcatCGGCGAGCCCATTAGCGTCCCAAGGCATCTGTGCCAGTTGACCGGACACGACGGCTCTGTTATGGCGCTGCGACATGCGATGCAGAGAcgagaaggaaggagggagggaggaagggaggtggtgcgtggggcggaggtggtgaggGCGGCTTGCATGTATGAACGTGAAAGAATGTCTGAGggtgcgcgcgcttgtgtgccATGCACGGTAGGACCACTGAGGAAGGCGTGGCGCACTGTCACAGGCGATGCGACCGCGTGAATCGCAGGCCTCGATGGAGGATATCCCAGCGGGCGTGTAAATATGGCGGTGTGACTGCGTACGCGCGTAGAAGAATAGAGCAGGAGAGCAGGAGAGCGGTGGTCGATGAGATGGCGGGGCAGGAAGGGAAGGACGAGAGCAAGACGAAGGCCACCGGTGCGtgcacctctccccctcctcgtaaacacgcacgcacgcgtgcgcaccggcagAGTCTCCGCATCCCTCACACGGGATGCGAGAAGTGACAATGTCTATCTACGGCGAAGGGGAACAAATCCAGTCAACCACCATTACGAAGTCCTCGgcgtgcacagagagagagagagtgagcgccacctccccgcccccccccccccacacacgcgcgcgtacACGACGACTCGACAACAACACAGCCCTACCGCGACTTTGGAAGTCGAGCAAGGGAGCGGCAGGTAAGACAGAGCAATCGATGGCCGCGTTTGCGATCCAGGGAGGAGCTCCGCCATGGCGCCCTTCTACTCGTCGTCGAGGAACATCGATGCTTgccgcgccgatgccgccgacGGAGACGGGCTGGCCTGTGAGCCGCTACCGCCTGCCCCCTTGCTGAAGCCGCGGCCTGCACGGTTGCGGCGGTCGAGGCTCAGACTCGCTCcgtcctgctgcagcagctccacttcGCGCTTGATGCGGTAGCGCTTGATGTCTGATTTGCTGTACTTGTTCGGGTCCATGCCGTGCTTCTCGAACTCGACCAAGAGGAACTCGCGCAGGTAATCCTCCAGGCTCTCCTCAGCGGTGGGGGCCCGAACATGGTAGCTCAGCTTGCGCAGGCATTCCGCCATGGCCTTGCAGCGCTCGGCCACAGGCACGGCCGAGGagggcgctgccgccgcctcctgaTCCTTCAGTACAATCccgtccacctcctccgcacgcacactcTTCTTCTTTGGCTCCTctgcgtcgtcatcgtcgtcgtcaccgtcgtCATCATCGTCGTCCGAGTCGAAGTCTTCATCGTCAGAGTCGGATgctgcatcctcctcctcgtcttcttccGAGTCGCCCTCGTCAGAGTCGTCTTCGTCTGATGCGTTGCTGTCATCGTCATCatcgtcatcctcgtcaCTGGCGTCGCCGttcgccgtcaccgctgtGGCAGCCTTCTCCTTCTCGATCATGAGCTTCATGACGGTGTCGCTGATAAACGCCGAGCAACTTTCCACGTACGCCTCCGGGTACGTGTCACCGTACTTGGCGCGCagaagctgctgcacaacCGCTGCTGGCAGCGTCTTGTTGACTGGCAGACGACTCACCATGACGCGAAGCAGCTCCGTGAGCTTCTCatccagcgcggcgtccgagGACATCGGTGtttcgctctctttctcacacacgcacacgcacagagaaagagagagagagaggagggagggaggcgaaaTATCGAGAACACGCCCGACTCTGCAGGCGAAGGACAAGacacggcgtcgccgcgatACGCTCCTGTACAGGAGCAGCTGGGCAGATGACTGGGTGGGCGGTAGCGGAGAAGGGCCGATTCGagctgcttgtgtgtgtgtgtgtgtgtgcgactCGTTGCGTATCTGCCACTCTCTTATTCTATGAAAACGGAATGACtccctgtgcgcgtgcgtgtgggtgagggTGGGCTGGCGCATGTGCCAAGGCGGAGCAGGAAGAGCAATatgggagggggcagatgACGTATAGCATGGAGCTGAGAGCGAAggacaggcacacacacacacacacagatagaTAGAGACGTCCTCGTCCTGTGAGGAGCGCGCGTGAGAGCAGGGCGAGCGGTCGCCACGCATCGGATGgaggcgctgatgctgcGGCGTGTatgagtgtgcgtgtgtgtctagGCAGCACTAGAACTTCGGAAGACGGAAGCAGGGGCAGGGAAGCGGAAGAGCCCCGAGGCGAAGAGacgaagcggcggcgggcgcgCCGGCTCACACGCCGCCTGTTCTCCGGCCGTGCCCCCTTCTCtgcagaaaaagaggaggagaggggggggggcggggggcggcggcggctatAGCGCTGCAATCCAGCTGCACGTTGGgtccgcgccgccgtgggcGACGTCGTCATCGACATCGGCAAGCATTGTCAAGGGGCCTGTTCGAGCAACATAAAAGAGCAACGAAGACGTAGTACGCTGAGAagtgcacacagacgcgcagGAGAGCGAAGGAAAGTGGAGCCGACACGCTgctgtgccccccccctccctccttttccgCCTCAGCGGTCACAAGGCGAAGCACGCCGACACCACAGCAGCCCACACATGTGCGCGGGGCTGGGTGCGCCCCACAACGCCTTGTTTGTAGAGCACAGCGTGTTCTAGTTGAACAGCGACATCACATCCgccggcaacggcgacgtcgcggGTGTTTGATGTCCATTCGCAAACACGTTGGCAACGCTGCTGTCTCTTGTGTCGGCTTCGGCgacgcctctgctgccgttccacgacagcgcagcggctgcctcAGAACGCGGCTCGTGCGCGATGACATGCGGGGGCGACGACGTTGCCGTCCTGtaagccgccgccgccaccatgGACGCGGTGGGGAACCCGGGACCACCATTGCCGTGCACCGTCGAATGCGACGAGGCGGAACCGAAGAGGGTTGTCAGCGGCGAAGAGATTGAGGCACTCGGCGTTGCCGGCGCACCCGCGGCTTCAGTGGACTGCAGAAAGCTCCCGTGCGGCTTCGTCGGCGCCTCGCCACCTGCGGAGGCGAAGACATTCGGCAATGGTGACTTCCACGCCGAGACAGCACCACGGCCGTTGGTGCTCGCGGAGTCGCGGAACTCGCGTGGGCCGGCCGCGCTGTTGGCGCGTGTCCCTGCCCGCGTCGGCAGCCCACCGTCCACTTCGTCCCTGCCACCTTCGCTGTGGGACCGCTGCACCTGGTCGCCGAGTATCCCATGCTTCGTGTAGCtcggtggcagcgacggcgcagccgaGTCCGCCGTTGCTAGCCGCGCGCTGAGTTCCTTCATTCTGTGCCGCAGCGAGTTGACGAGTAGGTCTTTGCGGGTGATCATGCCCGCCACAGTGTCACCGTCGACGACAACCATGTGCCGCAAGCCCATCATGCGGAAGGTCTGGTACGTCATCTGCAAGTTGAAGAAGGGCGGGATCACCCATGGGCTGCGGTTCACGATAAGGGAGAGGTCGAGGACAGGCGGCAGGCGGTTTTCGCTGATGAAGGAGTCGTTCCCGGCCCCCACCTCCGTCCTGCCCGGGATACCGTCCGGCATGTGCGTCCGAACCCACTCGTAGCGGTCCGAGGTTCGAAAGAAAAGGCGACTCTTCTGCCACGTCCACTGCGTCCAGGAGAGATGGCGGATGGCCAGCACGCACGGCGCAAGGCGGCCACCGAAGCCGTCGCTGTCTTTGGCTGTCAGCGGCACCGTGGTCATCGGCGATGTCGTCGACAGCGACTCGTTGTACTCCTGCAGCTGGGGAAGAGTGAAGTATACCTGAAGATCTTCGCGAGTGACGAGGCCGACAAACTTGTAGCGCAcgtgcgtcgctgccgacgctgctgtgGATGTGTTCGTCGCAGATCGAGGCGCCACCGCACCAGCCGGGGTGACGGGGGGAGCGCTGGCTTCACCAGACCCGCGCTTCGTGCCGTCCTGCTTGCGCAGTGCGAATGCGCTCGCGGACTCTCTTCGCGGGGACTTCGCCTTCAcatcatcgccgtcggcggcgccatcgtcgATCGGAACGGCCTCTACAACGGGGAAGGCGTGGTGTGTGCTGTCGCGCAGAGCGgccagcaccacctccgtcCGCTcgcgcatccgcagcgtCACCACCTCCGACGCCATGacgtccgccgccgtcagctgCTCAAACTCCGGCTTCACGATGTTTGGTGGCAGGTAAGGGACGCTGTCCATGAGCAGCATTTGGTGATACAGGGGCTCGCACAGCCAGTCCGCCGTCGTCTTGGACATGACGATCGCCACCATGACAGGCAGCAGGTAGTGCAGTTCCGCCGACAGCTCGACCATGATGACGCAGATGGCCATCGACATGCGCGAGGTGCCGGCGAGgaaggcgccggcgccgatgaGGGCGAAGACACCGGGGTCCATCCACGCATCTGCCGATGCGTAGCCGCGCGGCACGTCAGGGATCTTCGCGACGCCGATATGGAACATGAGCAGACCGAACAGGCGACCAAAGACGGCGCCAAGCACGAGGCTGGGCACGACAAGACCACCCGACACGGACGTGCCGCTGGCCatgcaggcggaggcgaagtAGATGAGAAAATACACAATCAGCGTCATCACAGGGAACTCCCCGGCCGTCTGCCGTGAGAAGAGATGGCGGATCGTGTTCTTGCCAGAGGCCATGTTGAGCGTGCCGAGCGGCGAGTACGTCTTGGGCTTGGTGCAGGTGTTGTTGAAGAGGCGCCAGCCGCCCTCTGTGCCccactgctgcaccgtctCGTTGACAGTGCCGATGTCGTGCAGTTCGGCGCACGGGgagacgagggagaggacgTACATGCAggtggagaagacggcgcCGATCACAACCGGCTCAAGTAAGCGGCGGAACTGGCATGGCCGTAacacgcggcgccgccacttGATAAGGATCAGGTTTGTTTTGGTGAAGAAGGCAGCCAAGGAGCCCATGATGATGCCGA
Encoded here:
- a CDS encoding putative chloride channel protein codes for the protein MQLSPDDFEGTVVGPPPHYRQSWLEWFWRALCETANPNTMHTEYLTPAELEKQASFESLDYYKPYPDMYVEYLRESQEGRRYQYTQGDAAAASPMTEMSGGISHEADSGSAGRTRYSVSYPLGSMAESFARLQMDTAERHVTLRWLLHVVIALSVGVVATVVSYAVDILEKYRAEVLYRIMTSQRHRSVGNLQGLLYTVVGSVVLVAIAAGVVVYFEPAASGGGIPDVMAYLNGVHLRKAMNLRTFIAKAISCICAVAGGLPVGLEAPLIHLGAITGAGVTQGRSRTLGFQTSMFQAFRNNKDRRDFITAGAACGVSVAFGAPIGGLLFVMEEVSSFWDQSSNGQIFLATMLCFTFSTIINSIVEGRRLLGWVSNAAAVLFEVNITIPLNLVSIIPSLFLGIIMGSLAAFFTKTNLILIKWRRRVLRPCQFRRLLEPVVIGAVFSTCMYVLSLVSPCAELHDIGTVNETVQQWGTEGGWRLFNNTCTKPKTYSPLGTLNMASGKNTIRHLFSRQTAGEFPVMTLIVYFLIYFASACMASGTSVSGGLVVPSLVLGAVFGRLFGLLMFHIGVAKIPDVPRGYASADAWMDPGVFALIGAGAFLAGTSRMSMAICVIMVELSAELHYLLPVMVAIVMSKTTADWLCEPLYHQMLLMDSVPYLPPNIVKPEFEQLTAADVMASEVVTLRMRERTEVVLAALRDSTHHAFPVVEAVPIDDGAADGDDVKAKSPRRESASAFALRKQDGTKRGSGEASAPPVTPAGAVAPRSATNTSTAASAATHVRYKFVGLVTREDLQVYFTLPQLQEYNESLSTTSPMTTVPLTAKDSDGFGGRLAPCVLAIRHLSWTQWTWQKSRLFFRTSDRYEWVRTHMPDGIPGRTEVGAGNDSFISENRLPPVLDLSLIVNRSPWVIPPFFNLQMTYQTFRMMGLRHMVVVDGDTVAGMITRKDLLVNSLRHRMKELSARLATADSAAPSLPPSYTKHGILGDQVQRSHSEGGRDEVDGGLPTRAGTRANSAAGPREFRDSASTNGRGAVSAWKSPLPNVFASAGGEAPTKPHGSFLQSTEAAGAPATPSASISSPLTTLFGSASSHSTVHGNGGPGFPTASMVAAAAYRTATSSPPHVIAHEPRSEAAAALSWNGSRGVAEADTRDSSVANVFANGHQTPATSPLPADVMSLFN